In Verrucomicrobiia bacterium, the genomic stretch CCCACGCTGATGAGGAAGTTCTGCTCATAAGCCGCCTGCCGCTGTTTGACGAATTCAATTAAAAACCGGAAAGAGAAAACACTCACAAGAAACGTCCCCAGGAGCAGGCCCCGGGGCGTCGCCGCGCGATAGCGCCGATAGAGCAGGAGCAGGAGGATGAAGACGAGGGCATAGGCAACCGCCTCGTAAAGCTGAGCCGGATGGCGCGGCATATCGTCTTCCCTGTGAAAGATAAATGCCCAAGGCACGTGTGTGGGGGTGCCCAGAATTTCGGAATTGAACAGATTGCCCAAACGAATAAAGCAGCCGCCCAAAGCGGTCGGCACGACGACCCGGTCCAGCAGCCAGAGGTAAGGCTGATCGGGTCTGCGCCGGCAATAGAGGTAGATGGCGATGAGAACGCCCAGGGCGCCGCCATGGCTTGCCAGGCCACCCTTCCACACCTCAAGAATCTCTAGCGGGTTCTGGAGGTAGTAGGCCGGATCATAGAAAAGACAATGCCCCAACCGCGCGCCAACGATGGTGCCGGCAACGATGTAAACCAGCAAAGTATCCAGGTCGGTTTCATTCTTATGCTCGATGCGAAACTGCCAGCGGGCGATCAGGTAGCCGATGGCGAACAAGGCGGCGAAAAACAAGCCATACCACCTCACGGTTAAGGGGCCGAGATGAAACGCCTCGGGTTGCACGTTCCAGAAGATGTAGGCCATGGCCGAAAGATAAGGACGGCTGGCAAAAGTGAAAGCAATTACACGCGCTCCCCAGGTTTCGCAGAGACGAGGAGAATTCCCATGAAAGTGGACCTTGCATTCTCCGTTCATCGTTCTTATCTAAAGCGCTGTGAATATTCGATGCAATCGCCGCGCCGTTTCGATTTCCCTTTGTTGTTTGCTTTTGAGCTGTGCATCCCAGGCCGCCGACCTTTTCTCCGTGGTGGATTACGGGGCGCGAGCGGATGGCAAGACCGATGAGACAGCAGCCTTTCAGAAGGCGCTCGATGCCGCCTCGCGGGCAGGCGGCGGCATTGTTTATGCCCCACGTGGGGTCTATTTCTTTGCCGGCCACCTGACCGTTCCGAATGCGGTTGCCCTCAAGGGCGTCTGGGAGTCCGTTCCCGCGCATAATGGCATCCGGGACGAAGGGTTTCCCAAACCAACCGACGATGGCACCACATTCCTTGTCACCGAGGGCCGAGGCAGCGAAGACGGGTCCGCCTTTATCACGCTCCACAATAATTCCACTCTTAAAGGTGTGGTCCTCTATTACCCGGAACAGAACGAAGCCGATGAACCGGTTGCGTATCCCTACGCCATTGCCATGCGGGGCAAAAACCCAGCGGTGCTCGGGGTCGAGTTGCTCAACCCGTATAACGGCATTGACGCCAGCCGCAACGAGCGGCACCTCATTCGCGATGTCCAGGGACAACCCCTCCGCCGCGGTATTTTTGTGGATGCCATCTACGACATCGGGCGCATCGAGAATGTTCACTTCAACCCCTGGTGGAGCAATAAGGGGCGACTGTTCAAATGGCAGCAAGAGCACGGCGAAGCGTTCATTTTCGCGCGCACCGACTGGCAATACGTCTTTAACACCTTTTGTTTCGGTTACAACGTGGGATACGAATTCATTGAATCCAAAACCGGCGTCTGCAATGGCAACTTCCTGGGAATCGGCGCCGATGATTGTTTCACGGCCGTGGTGGTTGAGAACTCCGCGCCCATGGCCCTGCTGATTTCTAATGGCGAATTCGTCTCTTTTCACGGCCCTGACCCAACAATGGTCCGGGTCGAGAGCACCAACTCCGGAAGTGTGCGGTTCTCGAACTGCGCATTCTGGGGGCCTTGCAATCAAATCGCCAAACTTGCCGGGCGCGGCACGGTCGGTTTTAGCGATTGCACGTTCGTCCAGTGGGACCGCAAAAAAGAAGGACGCTACGCCATTCAGGCTGAATCCGGCACCGTTCTGGTCCGGGGCTGCGAATTCCGCCAGGACAAACCCCAAATCGAGCTCGGTGAGAAGGTTCGGCGGGCCGTCATTACCGACAACGTGATGACCGGCAAGGTGCGGATCAGCAATCAGACACACTCCGCCGTCTCTCTCGACGGCAATCTGGGCGATTAATCTTTGAGTTTGCGTGGGTTGGTCTTTGACAGAGCGGGGTCAAGGCCTATTCTGGCGGGCGTGCGAACCGTTCACGTGCCCCTGGGCAACCGCAGTTATGATATAAAGATTGGGGAAGGGCTTTTTGCTGACCTGGGCAAGGAATGCTCGCGACTCAAACTCGGAAGCCGCTGCGCGATTATTTCCGACCGGAACGTGGCGCGGTTGTACGGCAGGAAAGCGCAAGAGAGCCTTTCGAAGGCGGGGTTCGAGCCATTGCTGGTAACGGTGGCTGCCGGGGAGACCGCCAAGAGCCTCGAGACGGTGCAGGCGTGCTATGACCGGCTGGCGGCGCATCGGTTGGAACGGGGCTCGTTCATCGTGGCGCTGGGTGGGGGGGTGGTTGGTGACTTGGCGGGCTTCGTTGCGGCGACCTACCTGAGAGGGGTGCCTTTTGTGCAGGCGCCCACGACGCTGCTGGCGCAAGTCGATAGTTCGGTGGGGGGGAAGGTGGGAGTCAACCTCGAGGCGGGCAAGAACCTGGTCGGGTCATTTTATCAGCCGCGGCTGGTGCTGGCGGGTTTGGAGACACTGGAGACGCTCCCGTCGCGGGAATTGCGGGCCGGATTAGCCGAGGTGATCAAGTATGGAATAATCTATGACGCGGCGCTGTTCCGGGAGTTGGAGCGGGGTCTGCCTCGACTGTTGAAGCGCGAGCCGGCAGTTCTGTCGAAGGTGGTGGCCCGCTGTTGCGAGATTAAAGCGGAGGTCGTGGGCCAGGATGAGACCGAGAGCGGGTTGCGGGCGATTCTAAATTTCGGGCATACGATCGGCCACGGGCTGGAGGCCATTTCCCATTACGACAAGTACCTGCACGGGGAGGCCATTGCCATCGGCCAAGTGGCGGCGGCGAAGTTGTCCCAACGATTGCTGGGGCTTCCGGGGGAAGAGGAGGGGCGTATCCGGCGCTTATTTGAGCGGGCGGGGCTTCCGGTGTCGGTGGGACTGAGGCCCTCTCAGAAAGCCAAATTGTTGTCCGCAGTGAAGCTCGACAAGAAGGTGCGAGAAGGGGAAGTCAAATTTGTGTTGATTGAAAGAATCGGCCAGGCCCGGTTCGGGCTCAAAGTGCCCGGGGCACTCTTGGAGAGCGTTCTTGAGTCCTGATGACCTGTTGATTATGGCTGCCGTGAGCGAAACGATAGTGCGCGAGTATTTCGAGCTGCACGGCTTTTTGATTCGGCAGCACCGGAAGTACGTCAGTCAGGCAAAGCGGACGGAGGAGGACGACATAGATTTTTTTGTGCTGAACCCGCATCCGCTGACGCGCGAGGGGGCATTGCCATTTGTGCTGGGCTCGGCGGAGTTGCCATTTATCCAGCGCGCGATCGTGGTGGTGAAAGGGTGGCACACCGAGACGTTCAGCACGGCGCGCCTGGAGGCATCGCCGGAGATATTCCGGTTTGTGGAACCGAAGGTGTTTCAGCAAGCGGTCCGCTCGTTTGGGAAGGACGGAGCGCCGCTGAAGGTGCTGGTGGTGCCGGCGCTGCCGCAAGGGGCTGAAGGACGGGAGCAGAGCATCGCGTTGTTGCGCAGCAAAGGAATCGACGCGGTGATTCCATTCCGAACTATGCTGGGAGACCTGGTGAGCGCGATTGAGGTGAATCGGAACTATCAAAAATCCGATTTGCTCCAGATGATACGTATTTTGAAGAACTACGATTTTTTCCGGGAAGCGCAATTGGAGTTGTTCAAGCACGGGCGCAAGCGCGCCAAAGGAGTTTCCAAACCTGGCGCGGTGGGCTAGAATAAGGGAGAACCAATGCTGCTGGTTATCGATAATTACGATTCGTTCACGTACAACCTGGTGCAATACCTGGGCGAGATGCGCGTCGAGATGCAGGTCCATCGCAACGACCAAATTTCGCTCGAGCGGATTCGGGAGTTGAATCCGGACCGAATTCTAATCTCGCCCGGCCCCTGCTCCCCAAAGGAGTCCGGCCTGTCCAACGAGATTATCCGCACGTTCAGCACGCATTTGCCGACGCTGGGGGTCTGCCTGGGGCACCAGTGCATTGGGCACGTGTTTGGGAGTCAGGTGATTGTCAATTACCGCATGATGCACGGCAAGACTTCGCCGATTAAACATAACGGGAAGGATTTATTTGCGGGGATGCCCAACCCGTTCGCCGCGACGCGCTATCACTCGCTGGTGATTCAGCGGGAGTCGCTGCCGGACTGCCTCGAGATCACGGCCGAAACAGAGGAGGGCGAGATCATGGGGGTCAAACACAAGCAATTTCCCATTTGGGGTGTGCAGTTTCATCCCGAAAGCATCCTGACGGAGAATGGGCGGCAAATCCTGAAGAATTTCATGGCGCTGCGATAGTTTGGGCGACGGCCTTCCTGGCACTTCATGAACGAATTCCAAATCCAGCCTCTAAAGGTTTCGGATTTGCCGCTGTTGCTGGCAATTCAGCCGAAATAACCTTGGAGCCAGCACGTCCTATTGCGCCTCGAACCCGTTCTTTTTTAAAATATCTGCGATCTTCACTGGGGCGCCGCCATTGGCTTTGCTGGCATCGGCGGCTTCCATGAAAGCGAAAATTTCAATGGTCGCGTTGGGTTGAACCGGGGCGATTCCGGTTTGAAAGAATTTAACGATTTGCTCGACTAACGGCAGGTAGCCTTCAAAGGAACCCACTGGGGCCTGGCCCAGTTCGCCTTTGGCCAAGCCGTGAAAGGATTTGTCTTCGCGAAAGATGCCTTTGCGTCCGTCTCTCCAGAGGCCGATGGCTTGGATTTTGCCTTGAGGCGTGGTGCTGCGCTGGACGGATTGGCATCCAGTGCCGAGGACGGTAAAGAGGGCCTCGACCCCGTGGACGCCGTAGTAGAACAGGTCGGGAATGTGGGGTTGCAACTCGCAAGAGCCGTAGATTTCAGCGCTGAAGACCTTGCCGATGGAGCCTTTGCTGACGGCCTGGGTGTTGGCGGCGAAGCGCAGGGCCGAGGCGCTGAAGACGGGCGTCTTGGCTTGCTGGGCGAGGTGAAAAATCTCGATGACATCCCGTAGAGAGCCGGCCATTGGTTTGTCGATGAACAGGGGCTTGCCGGCGTTCAAGACGGGGCGGGCCTGTTCCATGTGTTGCCGGCCATCGACGCTTTCGAGCAGAGCCCCATCCACATTGCTGCAGAGTTCGCCGATGCTGTCGTAAAACTTAACGCCATATTTCTCGCGCAGCGCTTTCGAGTAGCCCTCGACGCGGTTGCGGCTTGCCGGCATGTCCTGGCTGCCACCTTTGAATGCCGCGACGACTTTGGCCCCGGAAATATGGCCTTTGGCCTGCGGATTATTAAGCGCTTCAGTAAAGGCGGTAACATGGGAAGTGTCGCAGCCGATGATACCCAATCGCAGGTCGCCGGCCAGCAACGGGACTATGGGTGTGAACGCCGTCAGCAGTAAAAAAAGAATTCTCATAGGTCGCAGTGCAAG encodes the following:
- a CDS encoding aminodeoxychorismate/anthranilate synthase component II, giving the protein MLLVIDNYDSFTYNLVQYLGEMRVEMQVHRNDQISLERIRELNPDRILISPGPCSPKESGLSNEIIRTFSTHLPTLGVCLGHQCIGHVFGSQVIVNYRMMHGKTSPIKHNGKDLFAGMPNPFAATRYHSLVIQRESLPDCLEITAETEEGEIMGVKHKQFPIWGVQFHPESILTENGRQILKNFMALR
- a CDS encoding Gfo/Idh/MocA family oxidoreductase — encoded protein: MRILFLLLTAFTPIVPLLAGDLRLGIIGCDTSHVTAFTEALNNPQAKGHISGAKVVAAFKGGSQDMPASRNRVEGYSKALREKYGVKFYDSIGELCSNVDGALLESVDGRQHMEQARPVLNAGKPLFIDKPMAGSLRDVIEIFHLAQQAKTPVFSASALRFAANTQAVSKGSIGKVFSAEIYGSCELQPHIPDLFYYGVHGVEALFTVLGTGCQSVQRSTTPQGKIQAIGLWRDGRKGIFREDKSFHGLAKGELGQAPVGSFEGYLPLVEQIVKFFQTGIAPVQPNATIEIFAFMEAADASKANGGAPVKIADILKKNGFEAQ
- the lgt gene encoding prolipoprotein diacylglyceryl transferase, whose product is MAYIFWNVQPEAFHLGPLTVRWYGLFFAALFAIGYLIARWQFRIEHKNETDLDTLLVYIVAGTIVGARLGHCLFYDPAYYLQNPLEILEVWKGGLASHGGALGVLIAIYLYCRRRPDQPYLWLLDRVVVPTALGGCFIRLGNLFNSEILGTPTHVPWAFIFHREDDMPRHPAQLYEAVAYALVFILLLLLYRRYRAATPRGLLLGTFLVSVFSFRFLIEFVKQRQAAYEQNFLISVGQWLSIPFIIAGVVLLWRALKTKKAA
- the aroB gene encoding 3-dehydroquinate synthase translates to MRTVHVPLGNRSYDIKIGEGLFADLGKECSRLKLGSRCAIISDRNVARLYGRKAQESLSKAGFEPLLVTVAAGETAKSLETVQACYDRLAAHRLERGSFIVALGGGVVGDLAGFVAATYLRGVPFVQAPTTLLAQVDSSVGGKVGVNLEAGKNLVGSFYQPRLVLAGLETLETLPSRELRAGLAEVIKYGIIYDAALFRELERGLPRLLKREPAVLSKVVARCCEIKAEVVGQDETESGLRAILNFGHTIGHGLEAISHYDKYLHGEAIAIGQVAAAKLSQRLLGLPGEEEGRIRRLFERAGLPVSVGLRPSQKAKLLSAVKLDKKVREGEVKFVLIERIGQARFGLKVPGALLESVLES
- a CDS encoding glycosyl hydrolase family 28-related protein; protein product: MSCASQAADLFSVVDYGARADGKTDETAAFQKALDAASRAGGGIVYAPRGVYFFAGHLTVPNAVALKGVWESVPAHNGIRDEGFPKPTDDGTTFLVTEGRGSEDGSAFITLHNNSTLKGVVLYYPEQNEADEPVAYPYAIAMRGKNPAVLGVELLNPYNGIDASRNERHLIRDVQGQPLRRGIFVDAIYDIGRIENVHFNPWWSNKGRLFKWQQEHGEAFIFARTDWQYVFNTFCFGYNVGYEFIESKTGVCNGNFLGIGADDCFTAVVVENSAPMALLISNGEFVSFHGPDPTMVRVESTNSGSVRFSNCAFWGPCNQIAKLAGRGTVGFSDCTFVQWDRKKEGRYAIQAESGTVLVRGCEFRQDKPQIELGEKVRRAVITDNVMTGKVRISNQTHSAVSLDGNLGD